A single genomic interval of Granulicella tundricola MP5ACTX9 harbors:
- a CDS encoding pectinesterase family protein: MKVGVVALMMGFTLGGWGQGLKTITVGPAGSRADFATVQEAVTAAPETGAVIRIRPGIYREVVHVDKANIQMRGETKDASTVVIVDDMGDPKTCGTFCSPTMFVTGDGFVASNLTISNDLSKTGKPRTQGVALSITGDRAVLRNVRLLGAQDTLYAASRKCAAGAECKASRQYYDHCYIEGEVDFIFGNAKAVFHDCEIHSVVHEAGGYLTAQSRNSVAEDSGYVFDHCRVTAEPGVSKVYLGRPWRDYATVTFLNTELRAHIAPAGWSEWHQGETDRLKTASYAEYRSTGPGANVAEREPLSKQLTADEAKGYEVKKYLAGSDGWDAAAVK; this comes from the coding sequence ATGAAGGTTGGAGTTGTGGCGTTGATGATGGGGTTCACCCTGGGCGGATGGGGGCAGGGGCTGAAGACGATTACGGTGGGGCCGGCGGGGTCCAGGGCTGACTTTGCGACGGTGCAGGAGGCGGTGACTGCGGCTCCGGAGACTGGGGCGGTGATTCGGATTCGGCCGGGGATCTACCGGGAGGTGGTGCATGTGGACAAGGCGAATATCCAGATGCGCGGGGAGACGAAGGACGCCTCGACCGTGGTGATCGTGGACGATATGGGAGATCCGAAGACGTGTGGGACGTTTTGTTCCCCGACGATGTTTGTGACAGGGGATGGGTTTGTGGCTTCCAATCTGACGATCTCCAACGACCTGAGCAAGACGGGGAAGCCGAGGACGCAGGGGGTGGCGCTTTCGATCACGGGGGATCGGGCGGTGCTGCGGAATGTTCGGCTGCTGGGGGCGCAGGATACTTTGTATGCGGCGAGCAGGAAGTGTGCGGCTGGGGCGGAGTGCAAGGCGTCGCGACAGTACTACGACCATTGCTATATCGAAGGGGAGGTGGACTTCATCTTCGGGAATGCGAAGGCGGTGTTTCATGACTGCGAGATCCATAGCGTGGTGCATGAGGCGGGTGGATATCTGACGGCACAGTCGAGGAACTCGGTGGCGGAGGACTCGGGATATGTGTTCGATCATTGCCGGGTGACTGCGGAGCCGGGGGTGTCGAAGGTGTACCTGGGACGGCCGTGGCGGGATTATGCGACGGTGACGTTTCTGAATACGGAGTTGAGGGCGCATATCGCTCCGGCGGGCTGGTCTGAGTGGCATCAGGGTGAGACGGATCGGCTGAAGACGGCCTCTTATGCGGAGTATCGGTCTACTGGTCCGGGAGCGAATGTGGCGGAGCGGGAGCCGCTTTCCAAACAGCTTACGGCGGATGAGGCGAAGGGATATGAGGTGAAGAAGTATCTGGCCGGGAGCGATGGGTGGGATGCCGCGGCGGTGAAATGA
- the mce gene encoding methylmalonyl-CoA epimerase — protein sequence MSDAIRLDHVGVAVRSIAAARGFYELMGFEVGAAEEIAHEAVRVAMVPMDGSRVELIEATAEDSVIGRFVARRGEGVHHLAVRVDGVDAEFERLRAAGVRMASENVKVGAGGHRYFFVHPESTGGVLMEVVGE from the coding sequence ATGAGTGATGCGATCAGGCTGGATCATGTTGGGGTTGCGGTGCGGAGTATTGCCGCTGCGCGCGGGTTTTATGAGCTGATGGGATTTGAGGTTGGGGCGGCTGAGGAGATTGCTCACGAGGCGGTGCGGGTGGCGATGGTGCCGATGGACGGGAGCAGGGTGGAGTTGATTGAGGCTACGGCGGAGGATTCCGTGATCGGGCGGTTTGTGGCGCGGCGTGGTGAGGGGGTGCATCACCTGGCGGTGAGGGTGGATGGGGTGGATGCGGAGTTCGAGAGGCTGCGCGCGGCTGGGGTGCGGATGGCGAGTGAGAACGTCAAGGTGGGGGCTGGGGGGCATCGGTATTTTTTTGTTCATCCGGAGAGCACGGGTGGGGTTTTGATGGAAGTGGTGGGGGAGTGA
- the tsaB gene encoding tRNA (adenosine(37)-N6)-threonylcarbamoyltransferase complex dimerization subunit type 1 TsaB, protein MAYLLMNTCGLEGVVALAADGVMRVEVLPGRGTSEHLMPAVRRVLEGFKVGELAGVGVVVGPGSFTGVRVGLSAAKGLCEAGAVGMVAMSRLALVAAALGEAEGDVVALLDGGRGEFYCGVYRGGERVWERLILREEADRLVAEGVAVTCEARVAEVLGERVRLVREAGAEEMLAMVVARGKAGDWSDVAAVDANYLRRTDAEILVHGR, encoded by the coding sequence ATGGCTTATCTGTTGATGAATACGTGTGGGCTTGAGGGGGTTGTGGCCCTGGCTGCGGATGGGGTGATGCGGGTGGAGGTGCTGCCGGGACGTGGGACGTCCGAGCACCTGATGCCTGCGGTGCGACGGGTGCTGGAGGGGTTCAAGGTAGGGGAGTTGGCGGGGGTTGGGGTGGTGGTTGGGCCGGGGTCGTTTACCGGGGTGAGGGTGGGGCTGAGTGCGGCCAAGGGGCTCTGTGAGGCTGGCGCGGTGGGGATGGTGGCGATGTCTCGGCTGGCGCTGGTGGCTGCTGCTTTGGGGGAGGCTGAGGGGGATGTGGTGGCGCTGCTCGATGGTGGGCGTGGGGAGTTTTATTGTGGGGTGTATCGCGGGGGGGAGCGGGTTTGGGAGAGGCTGATTCTGCGCGAAGAGGCTGACAGGCTGGTTGCGGAGGGGGTGGCGGTGACGTGCGAGGCTCGGGTGGCGGAGGTGCTGGGCGAGCGGGTGAGGCTGGTGCGAGAGGCCGGGGCGGAGGAGATGCTGGCTATGGTGGTTGCGAGGGGCAAGGCGGGGGACTGGAGCGATGTGGCTGCCGTTGATGCGAACTACCTGCGGCGGACGGATGCGGAGATCCTGGTGCATGGGCGGTGA
- a CDS encoding GNAT family N-acetyltransferase, whose translation MIRVGTEGDLEAIVRLEREITTAPHWGIGEYEGIVRGDGVRRCLYVADAGGVVGFAVGKVVVDEGEVESIAVRETSRGCGVGGRLLTEVLEWCREAGAGVVDLEVRAGSEGAGRLYRAAGFVEIGRRRGYYSGPVEDAVLMRVTFDRTPEGLDRGGGADFERIV comes from the coding sequence ATGATTCGAGTTGGGACCGAGGGGGATCTGGAGGCGATCGTCCGTTTGGAGAGGGAGATTACGACGGCTCCGCATTGGGGGATTGGGGAGTATGAGGGGATCGTCCGCGGGGATGGGGTGAGGCGGTGTTTGTATGTGGCGGATGCGGGGGGCGTTGTGGGGTTTGCGGTGGGGAAGGTGGTGGTGGATGAGGGAGAGGTCGAGAGCATTGCGGTGAGAGAGACTTCGCGGGGATGTGGGGTGGGGGGTAGGCTGCTGACGGAGGTGTTGGAGTGGTGTCGAGAGGCTGGGGCTGGGGTGGTCGATCTGGAGGTGAGGGCTGGGAGTGAGGGGGCGGGGAGACTTTACCGGGCTGCCGGGTTTGTGGAGATTGGACGGCGGCGGGGGTATTACAGTGGGCCGGTTGAGGATGCTGTTTTGATGCGGGTCACATTCGATAGGACGCCGGAGGGTTTGGATCGAGGTGGTGGGGCTGATTTTGAGCGAATAGTTTGA
- a CDS encoding TIGR03435 family protein translates to MEEPGYTPTLTFDVATVRLAPPPDANFHVSVTSPPHSSRFEATNLPMKALIQIAYGFGAPVTGAPEWVANTFYVIQARSDEAADARLAKLTDNEVRLEKRHAIRELLAERLDFKTHLETRPSSIYNLVTAKSGVKMEAVPAPAARAEGEAAPPMAPANVQAHGSQHGLEFVGSNAPMAAICGALSSMVEAPVVDKTGLAGTFNYVLQFGRDWSVKDPESWPSIFTAVQEQMGLKLEAVHESVPNLVVDHISKPTEN, encoded by the coding sequence GTGGAAGAACCTGGATATACGCCTACGCTGACGTTTGATGTTGCGACGGTTCGCCTTGCGCCGCCTCCGGACGCGAACTTTCATGTATCCGTCACCAGCCCACCGCATTCGAGCCGTTTCGAGGCTACGAACCTTCCGATGAAGGCCCTTATCCAGATTGCTTATGGCTTTGGAGCGCCGGTTACCGGGGCACCGGAGTGGGTTGCGAACACGTTTTACGTTATACAGGCTCGGTCAGATGAGGCGGCGGACGCACGGCTCGCGAAACTTACGGATAACGAGGTCCGGCTGGAGAAACGGCATGCCATTCGCGAGTTGCTGGCGGAACGGCTGGACTTCAAGACGCATCTTGAGACCCGTCCGAGTTCGATTTATAACCTGGTTACGGCGAAGAGTGGGGTCAAGATGGAGGCCGTGCCTGCGCCTGCGGCTCGCGCCGAGGGTGAGGCAGCGCCTCCGATGGCACCGGCTAACGTTCAGGCGCATGGATCGCAGCATGGACTTGAGTTTGTGGGCTCGAATGCTCCCATGGCGGCCATCTGCGGCGCACTGAGTTCAATGGTGGAGGCTCCCGTTGTCGACAAGACCGGCCTGGCCGGGACGTTCAACTACGTGCTTCAGTTCGGGCGCGACTGGTCCGTGAAGGATCCGGAGAGCTGGCCCTCGATCTTTACCGCGGTTCAGGAACAAATGGGGCTGAAGCTGGAGGCTGTTCACGAGTCTGTGCCCAATCTTGTGGTCGACCACATCTCCAAGCCCACTGAAAACTGA
- a CDS encoding phosphatidylserine decarboxylase: MVRDGFFYGLGLAIVAAALWATTHSWFLIVPAVILACFFLWFFRDPNRTIPAGEGLIVSPADGVVTEAEWVETTAGGKLRVSIFLNVFDVHVNRSPISGTVTVVEHRAGGYMNAMAPESVLSNEQTLIQIEGDGYQVSFKQIAGLLARRIVCNLQPGQRIERGQRMGLIKFGSRCDVLMPAEATLKVKTGSRVKGGSTILGAMPAIDSTAAVDLLAGS; encoded by the coding sequence ATGGTGCGTGACGGCTTTTTTTATGGACTGGGACTTGCAATTGTTGCGGCGGCTCTTTGGGCTACGACGCACTCGTGGTTTTTGATCGTTCCAGCGGTGATTCTGGCGTGTTTCTTCCTGTGGTTTTTCCGGGACCCGAATCGGACGATTCCGGCTGGTGAAGGCTTGATCGTTTCGCCTGCGGATGGAGTGGTCACCGAGGCTGAGTGGGTGGAGACGACGGCAGGCGGCAAGCTGCGTGTGAGCATCTTCCTGAATGTCTTCGATGTGCATGTCAACCGCTCGCCGATCAGCGGGACGGTGACGGTGGTGGAGCATCGCGCGGGCGGCTATATGAACGCGATGGCTCCGGAGTCCGTGCTGTCGAATGAGCAGACGTTGATTCAAATTGAGGGCGATGGCTACCAGGTTTCGTTCAAGCAGATTGCAGGGCTGCTGGCTCGGCGGATTGTTTGCAATCTTCAGCCGGGGCAGAGGATCGAGCGCGGGCAGCGGATGGGGCTGATCAAGTTCGGCTCGCGCTGCGATGTGCTGATGCCTGCGGAGGCGACGTTGAAGGTGAAGACGGGATCTCGCGTGAAGGGCGGCTCAACCATCCTGGGCGCGATGCCTGCGATTGATTCGACAGCCGCTGTCGATCTGCTTGCGGGGTCCTAA
- the pssA gene encoding CDP-diacylglycerol--serine O-phosphatidyltransferase encodes MANAGAEVIQQETGSAPVRRRPSRGMYVLPSVFTAGNIALGFYSLTQSIQGTMGNNAGFDHAALSIGFAVLFDGVDGRVARMTQTTSDFGKELDSLADVVTFGVAPAVLAYVWGCRMLPVNAMPKLRETVLALGVVVCFLFLICGACRLARFNISINPQPKNPGRPGSKYFVGMPIPAGAGVIAAVIHCFDGSPIYDPRISIVWLLLICGTGYLMVSSWRFWSGKEIDAGSRKPFQTVVLLALVIAAIWMFSEITLMIIALGYLVSGVVARLAYSWGRSRRNAGIA; translated from the coding sequence ATGGCGAATGCCGGCGCTGAAGTGATACAGCAGGAGACGGGTTCGGCGCCGGTGAGACGGCGTCCGAGCCGAGGGATGTATGTGCTGCCGTCTGTATTTACGGCGGGCAATATCGCGCTGGGGTTCTACTCGCTGACGCAGAGCATCCAGGGGACGATGGGCAACAATGCCGGCTTCGATCATGCGGCGTTGTCGATCGGGTTTGCGGTGCTGTTTGACGGTGTGGACGGGCGCGTGGCTCGCATGACGCAGACGACGAGCGACTTCGGCAAGGAACTGGACTCGCTGGCGGACGTGGTGACGTTTGGCGTGGCGCCGGCGGTGCTGGCTTACGTCTGGGGCTGCCGGATGCTGCCGGTCAACGCGATGCCGAAGCTACGGGAGACGGTGCTGGCGCTGGGTGTCGTCGTCTGTTTTCTATTTCTGATCTGCGGGGCCTGTAGGCTGGCGCGGTTCAATATCAGCATTAATCCACAGCCGAAGAATCCTGGCCGTCCGGGGAGTAAGTACTTCGTAGGGATGCCGATTCCGGCGGGTGCGGGTGTGATTGCAGCGGTGATTCACTGCTTTGATGGGAGTCCGATCTACGATCCACGCATCTCTATCGTGTGGCTGCTTTTGATCTGCGGGACTGGCTACCTGATGGTGAGCAGTTGGCGGTTCTGGAGCGGTAAGGAGATTGACGCCGGAAGCCGGAAACCATTTCAGACTGTGGTTTTGCTGGCGCTGGTGATTGCGGCGATCTGGATGTTTTCCGAGATTACGCTGATGATTATTGCGCTGGGTTACCTGGTTTCCGGAGTGGTGGCTCGGCTGGCTTATTCGTGGGGACGTTCAAGACGTAACGCGGGGATTGCTTAG
- a CDS encoding Asd/ArgC dimerization domain-containing protein yields the protein MADGLYRIGIVGATSLVGKELSDELQESLLAASDFVLLDDEEEATGVVASVGDEAAFVQRIDSGSFDRMDFVFFAGNAASTLKHWPAAKKAGVSSIDLTYALEQETGVPVRAPFVADAMKKRAEGQPTLETASVVSAHPAAVMLAAVAARLQAGLAVESFAAVVMEPASQYGREAMDELHQQTVNLLSFKDLPKEQYDAQVAFNLLPSLGEDAKVKLAESENRIRRHYGAIGGLPTLEVQLIQAPVFHGYVASVLVELKAEATAAEVETALMGESIDVVTDESDPPSNLSAAGQEDIMVRVRGAAGVGVRSRRFWLWMAVDNLKLTALNAISCANELRRLRPSGKVQ from the coding sequence ATGGCTGACGGACTGTACAGGATCGGAATTGTTGGGGCGACATCGCTGGTTGGTAAGGAACTGAGCGATGAGTTGCAGGAGTCGTTGCTGGCGGCTTCGGACTTTGTGCTGCTCGATGATGAGGAAGAGGCTACGGGCGTGGTGGCTTCGGTGGGCGATGAGGCTGCGTTTGTGCAGCGAATCGATTCGGGGAGCTTCGACCGGATGGACTTTGTGTTCTTTGCCGGGAATGCGGCTTCCACGCTGAAGCATTGGCCGGCGGCGAAGAAGGCCGGAGTGAGCAGCATCGACCTGACCTACGCGTTGGAGCAGGAGACGGGCGTGCCGGTGCGGGCTCCGTTTGTTGCGGATGCGATGAAGAAGCGGGCTGAAGGTCAGCCTACGCTGGAGACGGCATCGGTGGTCTCTGCGCATCCGGCTGCGGTGATGCTGGCTGCGGTTGCTGCAAGGCTGCAGGCTGGGTTGGCGGTGGAGAGCTTTGCGGCTGTGGTGATGGAGCCGGCTTCACAGTATGGGCGTGAGGCGATGGATGAACTGCATCAGCAGACGGTGAATCTGCTCTCATTCAAGGATCTGCCGAAGGAGCAGTATGACGCGCAGGTCGCGTTCAACCTGCTGCCGAGCCTGGGTGAAGATGCGAAGGTGAAGCTGGCGGAGTCGGAGAACAGGATTCGGCGGCACTATGGGGCGATTGGCGGGCTGCCGACGCTCGAGGTGCAGTTGATCCAGGCCCCGGTGTTCCATGGGTATGTGGCTTCGGTTTTGGTGGAGTTGAAGGCTGAGGCTACGGCTGCGGAGGTGGAGACGGCGCTGATGGGGGAATCGATCGACGTGGTGACGGATGAGTCCGACCCGCCGAGCAACCTGAGCGCGGCCGGGCAGGAAGACATCATGGTTCGGGTGCGTGGGGCTGCTGGTGTCGGGGTGCGGTCCAGGCGATTCTGGCTTTGGATGGCTGTCGACAACCTGAAGCTGACTGCGCTGAATGCGATCAGTTGTGCGAACGAGTTGAGACGGCTGAGGCCTTCAGGGAAGGTTCAGTAG